The DNA segment GCCGGACCATTGATGAAGACTTCGCCCTGTTTGCTCATCAGATCCAGCGTCACCATGACATTGAGCAGCCTTTCCGTGCATCGGGTATCGGTTCCGACCCGCTCGGCAATCTCAGCCGCTGTCGAGCCTTCCCCCACAGTCGAGAATAAATTCAGCTCCACAGCGGCCAAAAGCGCTCGGCTTCCCTGCCACGCTAAAGCGATATCAAGTACTTCTTTCTGAGTTGTCAGCATGTTCGGATACTCCTTGAGTCTGTTTTCCCATGCCATACCATCATTGCCAAACGTTTTCATGTACAATCTTGTACTGTTTATTCAATAAAAAAGGCTCCAACCAAATGGTCGAAGCCTTCATTCATCCGTAGTTAGAGGAAAGATCATGCATCCATCAGCAATGCATCCACTAATCCGGGTATAGTATAATCTTCAGGCTCAATGCTCGGAGTAAAACCGAACCGCTCCAGGGTCTTCGTCGTAACAGGACCGATGGAAGCGATTTTGATCTCCGGGTATTGCCGGAAAACGTCCGGATTCACCAACTCGAAGAAGTTCTCTACTGTCGATGACGACGTGAAGGTTACATAATTGATCGCGCCCTTGTCCATGGCGTCCTCAATCTCCTTGCTGCTGGCCTGAACCAATTTGGTCTCGTAGACGGGCAGGACAGTCACGTTGCACCCGACCTTCTTCAATTCTTCAGGCAGTACTTCCCGAGCGACCCTGGCTCTCGGGATCAGGACATCCTGTCCCTGGATACCGCGCTCAAGCAGGCCTTCCACGACATGCTCAGCCACATATTTCTCGGGGACAAAGTCCGGAATGATACCGCGAGCCTTCAACTCTTCAGCTGTAGCTGGGCCAATAGCCGCAATCTGCATGCCACCGAAGATTCGGGAATCCAGTCCGATAGCGGCCAACTGTTCCCAGAAGAACTTGACCCCATTAACCGAAGTAAACACCACCCACTGATACCGGGCCAACTGTAAAATTGCGGTCTCGACCTCGTTGTAATCATCGAGATGCTCCACCGAAATGGTCGGGAACTCATGGACACATGCACCATGTCCCTGCAGGATATTCACCAATCCGCTGGCCTGTTCCCGTGCACGGGTCACAATGACTCCCTTGCCCAGCAATGCTTTTTTTTCGAACCATGCCAGTTTGTCATGCAGGGAGCAGACTCCGCCCACGATAATGATGGACGGTGCTTTCCACTGCCGCTTCTCCGCCTCTTCCGCCACATTTTCCAACGTAGAGACAAAGGAAGTCTGGTTGCACCGGGTTCCCCATCGGACCAATGCCACCGGAGTTTCGGCATCCCGCCCATTCTCCATCAGATTTTTGGCAATCATGGGCAGATTGCCCACACCCATGTAAAAAACCAGTGTGGAATTGGATTGTCCGTACACGGCCCAATTATTCCCGGACTCGCTTTTGGTCGGGTCTTCGTGGCCGGTGATGAAACAGACTGAAGTCGTGTGATCGCGGTGTGTCACTGGAATACCGGCATAGGCTGGTGCAGCAACTCCGGCAGTGATGCCCGGCACAACCTCGAAATCGATACCGGCCTCCACCAACTCCTCACCCTCTTCGCCGCCACGACCGAACACGTACGGATCGCCACCTTTCAAACGACAGATGATCTTGCCGCTACGGGCTTTCTCTATGATCAGTTCGTTGATCTTTTCCTGGGGCAGGGTGTGGTCTCCCCCCTTTTTGCCCACGTACAGGATTTCGCACTCTGCCTTGCACCACTTCAGAAAATCGACATTGGCCAGATAATCGTAGATCATGATATCGCAGGTCTCAATGATCTCCTTGGCACGAAGAGTCACCATACCCGGATCACCCGGTCCAGCTCCGACGAGAAAAACATTTGCCATTGTGTATTGCCTCCGGCGGCTCAAAAGCCCATGTAAAAAGCCTGTTGAGATTCACCCTAATTTTCTGTCGCCACACCGCACATCAGAATGACGAACACCCTTGAAAGAACGGTGTGAAAAGATTCCCCTGCTTGTCATGGTATCCGAAGAGGCAAACAGTGGCCAAGGCCCTGGCTTCGCACGTTCGGACTCCATCGTCTGTCACCATCAATCTCGGTTTTTCCCTTTTCAAGAAAAAGGACCCGCCTGACCTCTGACAGCCCAGAATCCCTCTGCAAAAAAAGGATTCCCGAAACTCGCTTCACTCTTCTGTCACGGCATCGTTTGTCCGAGACACAGACTCCCTCACCAAATCATGCCATGGCACGCTTCCCCATCTTGACCATGCTCCGGCCTGGCATGAGGAAGGGGAGCCAAGGGAGAACCTCACTTGAAAGATTCTCCCTGGAAAAAACTATCCCATCACACTTTCAAGGCGGGCCTTGAGTTGTGACAGTTTATTTTTCTCTTCTTCCATCTCGACGAGCTTCCCTTTTTCCTTTTCGACAACCTCAGCCGGGGCATTATTGACGAAACCGGGATTGCCAAGTTTTTTGGACACTCCACCCATGGTTTTCTCGAGCTTGGCCAGATTTTTGTCAAGTCGGGCAAGTTCGGACTCGAAATCGACCACACCTTCCAGCGGGACCGAAAGCTCATTTCCCTGTACCACGGCAGCACCGGACGCCTTGGGCGCGGTCACATCAGGGCCGAGCGTAATGGTCTCGATCCGTGCCAGAGACTGAATCAGCAGTGTGTTAGCTTCCAGCACTCTCTTGTCTTCGTCATTGACGGTACGAATAAGCAGGTCGAGCTTCTTGGCCGGTTCGATAAGCAGTTCAGTACGGATATTCCGAGTCCCGGACACCACTCCCATGAAGAGTTCCATTTCCTTCACAGCTTCGGGATCGAGGCACTCGGCGCGCATATCCGGGAACGGCAGGGTGGCGAGATCCTCGGAACGCTCGTCTCCTGCCGGGCGCGGCAGGGAGGACCATATTTCCTGGGTGATGAACGGAGTGACCGGGTGCAACAGGACCATGATCTCGGACAGCACTGTCCACAGGACCTTCTGCGTCCCGGCCTTGACTGCTTCATCCTCGCCATAGAGCGCGGGCTTGATCATCTCGAGATACCAGTCACAGAATTCCGACCAGATAAACTTGTAGAGAATCTGGGCTATTTCGTTGAATTTGTACTCACGGGTCGCGTCAGCAATACTCTGCTTGACCTCTTCAAGACGATGCAGAATCCACTTGTTTGCCAGCCCATCCGCTTCGGAAAGCGGAACAGCCGGAATTTCCTCCGGCAAATTCATCATGGCGAACCGAGTGGCATTCCAGATCTTGTTCATGAAATGCTTGTAGCCTTCAATGCGCTGTTCCGAGAGCTTGATGTCACGGCCCATGGCCGCAAAGCTAGTCAGGGTAAAGCGAAGGGCATCGGCTCCGTATTTGCTGATCATATCCAGCGGGTCAATGACATTGCCCGTGGACTTGGACATTTTCTTACCCTTCTCGTCGCGAACCAGAGCATGGATGTACACATGGTGAAACGGCACCTGTTCCTGGAACTGAAGCCCCATCATCATCATACGGGCGACCCAGAAGAAAAGGATATCGAATCCGGTGACCAGACACGAGGTCGGATAGTACTTGGCAAGTTCTTTGGTATCATCGGGCCAGCCAAGGGTGGAAAACGGCCACAAAGCCGATGAGAACCATGTATCGAGAACATCTTCATCCTGCACCAGATTGGAGGAACCACACTTGGTACAGGAAGTCGGGTCATCCATGGGCACAATCAGTTCGCCACAATCCTCGCAAGTCCAGGCCGGGATGCGGTGCCCCCACCATATCTGACGGGAAATGCACCAGTCACGAATTTCATCCAGCCAATTATAATACGTCTTGGTCCAATGCTCCGGGAAAATCTGGGTTTGGGTCGGAACAGCAGCACGCGCTTTCTCGGCCAGCGGTTTCATGGAAACAAACCACTGGGTGGAGACATGCGGCTCAATGACCGATTTACACCGGTAGCAAACGCCCACAGAGTGATCATGTTCCACTATTTCTTCCAGCAGCCCCTCTGCCTCGAGATCGGCCAGCACGGCCTTGCGAGCGGTCTTCACATCCATGCCGCGATATTTTTCCGGGGCATTCTCATTGATCACGCCGGATTCATCCAGAATGGAAATGACCTCCAGATCGTGTTTACGCCCCAGCTCCCAGTCGTTCATATCATGAGCAGGGGTGACCTTGAGGCATCCTGTTCCGAATTCGATATCAACGTAGGCATCCCCGATGATGGGGAGTTCCTTGCCGACAAGCGGCAGAATGGCGGTTTTGCCGATCAGGTGGTTGAAACGTTCATCTTCCGGGTTCACGGCTATGGCCGAGTCAGCCAGCATGGTTTCAGGGCGCGTGGTGGCGACTATAAGATGCCCGGAACCATCTCCGAGAGGGTAACGGACATGATGCAGATGGCCGGGCTTGGCTTCATGCTCGACTTCATCGTCTGCCAGCGCGGTATGACAGCGGTTGCACCAGTTGATGATGTAGTCGCCTTTGTAGATCAAGCCCTCTTCAAAGAGCTTGACGAAAACTTCACGCACGGCCTTGGCACGCTGTTCGTCAAAGGTGAAGCACTCACGAGTCCAGTCAACGGACGCGCCCATGCGTCGAACCTGGCTGAGAATATGGTCGCCCTTTTCCTTTTTCCATTCCCAGACGCGCTCAATGAACTTGTCGCGGCCGAGATCGTCGCGGGTAAGCCCCTCTTCCTTGAGCTGACGTTCCACAACATTCTGCGTGGCGATGCCCGCATGATCGGTGCCGGGAACCCACAGAACGTTCTTGCCCTGCTGGCGATTGAACCGACACAGGATATCCTGAAGCGTCAGGTTCAGCGCATGTCCCATGTGCAGAACACCTGTGACGTTGGGAGGCGGAATAACAATGGAGTAGGCTTCCCCCGGCCCATCAGGATCAGGCGTGAAAGTCTTGTTCTCTTCCCAGTGGTTTTCCCACTTTTCCTCAACATCCCAAGGTTCGTATGCCTTGGCGAGTTCTTTGCGAGCCATATGTCTTGTGCCTCCGGCAGTCCGGGACCACCATACTGGACCCGGAAATATCATGAATTCATTGGTATGGAACAGAGTTGAAAAGCTGCTGAGGGTCTCGCCCGATGACTCTGTTCCGGAATTATCGGGAAGCGTCACCCCGTACGCATATCCCTGTGCATTCTCGTTTCAATCATTCCGACCCGTTTTCTGCGTTTGTGATCGGGACCGCATGAACGGTCGGAAAAACAACTTTGCCAAGAGTATTCCCCGGATATGGCTCATACTTCTTGCAGTTGCACGGTCCCCTTGTTAGCGTCGGCCTACCTTTGTCGAGAGAGCCGATCATGTCAAGCATACATATATATTGGGACGAGTCCCACTTCTGGGGTCTGCTCCTGACGCGGGCTCTTTCCGCTTGGGGAATTCCGCACCGACTGGTACGTGGCCATGAAATTGCCGAGGGAGCGCTCTCCGGCGCATCCGACAGCAAGCCGAAACTGCTTATAGTTCCCGGTGGGCGGGCTAAGGGCAAGGCGGACAGACTCGGCGTCAGCGGCATGGACGCCATTTGCGAATACGTGCATTCCGGCGGCAACTATCTCGGATTTTGTGGCGGTACAGGACTGGCTCTGACCGGTAACTACAGCCTGGGGCTCTCGCCGTGGGTTCGCAAAGGATACCGGAATCGTCTGCACCATTTCCTTTCAGGTCACGTGGATTCCGTCCTCAAAAACGACCACCCGCTGGTCCCGAAAGACCTTGACGGCTCAGCCATGCTCCCGGTCTGGTGGCCCGGCCGATTTGATCCCGTGGATGAAAGCGTCACAGTTCTGGCCCGATATGGGACTCCTGCCCCTGACTTTTGGGTCGCGGACCTGAATCTGGCGACTCTGCCCAAAGGGACCATGGCTGACTGGGAAAACCTGTACGGTATCCACCTCAGCCCGAATTTTCTCGAGGGACTTCCTGTCGTAACCACCAATGACTTCGGCAAAGGCCGTGTCATATTGAGCTATGCCCACCTCGAAACTCCGGCCTCCCCTCCGGCAAATCGCTGGCTGGCGCATATCCTCAGCCAAATTCTGGAAGAACCTGTCGGTGGAGCGGCCGTCCCGGCCTGGGATGTCGCCGGACGCCCAATAGTCTGGGATGACCCTCTGTTGATGGAAGCGCGAGAGGCCATGGAGAGCATTATCCTTACCGGCACCAACCACTTTTTGCTCTTCTGGCGCAACCCATGGCTGCTGGGGTGGCGACGAGGCATTCCGGGCGCAGGCATCAATTCGTTATATTCGCTCATCTGCGAAGCCATGGCTTCCCGACCTGACGATGAAACCCTCGCGTTCTGGGCCAGCCATAGCGAGACCTTCCGCACCTTGATGCAACTTCTGACAACGGGCCTCACAGGCTACCTGCTCGCCGAACGACTTGCCATGACCGTTTTCCACTCTGATCCGGACGCTGTCTCCAAGGAAGGACTGAAAGAACAGCGGCGTGCCCTGTTCGGCATTCCCCCTGAACCAGGCGGCATTTACGCCGACCTCGTGACTCTCCTTGAGGAGCTCTACTGGCGACTGTCACTCATGCGTACCAGCGGGCACTTATAATTGCACCAGACTCTCCCATTTGCCATGGAAGAAGGGGGTGTGCTATAATTTGTTCTTGGCGGTGTAGCCGAGGGCAACTCGGTTGGTATATATTTTCAGTAAAATTAGAAGCATAAATGACTGCCCACTATTTCGGGAGTCAATGCTCCGGTGTCATGTATGGCGAATGAAAAGGCCCTGAAAGAGAGTCCTGACGCGCAGTTCCGTTTTGCCATGTCGGAAGACGGCATGAAACTGGGTGTGAGTCGGTATTTCCCTCCCAACGGAGGTGAAGGGCCTTCGGTAAAACTGCTCTGCCGACAGGTGGCAGAAGCCGGAGTTCGCCTTCCCGTGGACGAAAACGCGGCAAATCAGGTGATAGCGGCCATACAACGAGATGGTGAAGTCCGCCGTATCGTCCTGGTCCACGGCATCCCGGTTCAAGAGCCCAGACACGCCTCTCTCGTGGCCTTGGGCAATCTCGAATTCCCCGTTTTCCCCGGCGATCGGTTCGCCCGCAAACATGAGCCTCTCCCAGCCCGTGACGGTGAAACTATCGATGGTCGAATCCTCAAGCCCAAAGAGGATTTCGAACCCAATGACATCGAAGTCTCCATGGGCGAAAACATCGAACTCGACCCACTGACAGAATGTTACGTCTCCCAGGTGTGGGGACTGGCCAGATTCCGGGAAGGCACTCTTTCCGTGGATCCGATCCCTTCTATTTCGGAAGATTCCATCGTGGTGAAAGGACCGCTCCACTACAAGGACTTTCGTGGCCTTGAGATAACACCTGCCAGAATTGAAAAAGAAATGCGCGATCTCGGCGTGGTCATCGATCTTGACCTGGAAAGCTTGAGGGCACGGCTGGAAGAAGCCAAAAAGACAGAACTCACGCTCTATGACCAGATTTTTGTCCAAGGGGAACACCCTATTCCAGGCCAGGACGGCTGGTTTGAATACCTTGTTTCCTCCCGCGAAGAGACCGGAATAGAGGATGCGTCGGGCAGGCTCAATTTTCGGGAGCGGGGAGCCTACCCCATGGTAGAACCCGGTCAGATCATCGGAAGGCTTCACGAACCGACCGCCGGAGAGGGTGGCATAGATATTTACGGCAAAACCATCCCGGCCAGCGGAGGCAATCACCTCCGTGTTCACCTAGGTGAAAACGTCCTGGTCCATGATGACAAGAAGACTTTTGAATCCAAAGCCAAAGGCATCATGGTCATGGAACGGAATGTCCTTTCAGTGACAGACTGCCTGATAGTGCCGGGGAATGTGGACCTCAATACAGGGAACCTCAAGGTCGAGCACGGTTCGGTCAGAGTACTCGGTTCGGTCCAGGCAGGATTCGAGGTCTCGGCACCCAAGCATGTCGTTGTCGTCGGTTCAGTGGAGAGTGCCACTGTCACAGCCGGAGGAAACGTGGAGGTCATGGGTGGTATTCTCATGCCCGACGGAGGACAGATCACGGCTGGCGGTGATATCATCGCCAACTACGCCACCAACGCCAAGATAAGCGCAGG comes from the Pseudodesulfovibrio piezophilus C1TLV30 genome and includes:
- a CDS encoding BPL-N domain-containing protein; this translates as MSSIHIYWDESHFWGLLLTRALSAWGIPHRLVRGHEIAEGALSGASDSKPKLLIVPGGRAKGKADRLGVSGMDAICEYVHSGGNYLGFCGGTGLALTGNYSLGLSPWVRKGYRNRLHHFLSGHVDSVLKNDHPLVPKDLDGSAMLPVWWPGRFDPVDESVTVLARYGTPAPDFWVADLNLATLPKGTMADWENLYGIHLSPNFLEGLPVVTTNDFGKGRVILSYAHLETPASPPANRWLAHILSQILEEPVGGAAVPAWDVAGRPIVWDDPLLMEAREAMESIILTGTNHFLLFWRNPWLLGWRRGIPGAGINSLYSLICEAMASRPDDETLAFWASHSETFRTLMQLLTTGLTGYLLAERLAMTVFHSDPDAVSKEGLKEQRRALFGIPPEPGGIYADLVTLLEELYWRLSLMRTSGHL
- a CDS encoding FapA family protein; its protein translation is MANEKALKESPDAQFRFAMSEDGMKLGVSRYFPPNGGEGPSVKLLCRQVAEAGVRLPVDENAANQVIAAIQRDGEVRRIVLVHGIPVQEPRHASLVALGNLEFPVFPGDRFARKHEPLPARDGETIDGRILKPKEDFEPNDIEVSMGENIELDPLTECYVSQVWGLARFREGTLSVDPIPSISEDSIVVKGPLHYKDFRGLEITPARIEKEMRDLGVVIDLDLESLRARLEEAKKTELTLYDQIFVQGEHPIPGQDGWFEYLVSSREETGIEDASGRLNFRERGAYPMVEPGQIIGRLHEPTAGEGGIDIYGKTIPASGGNHLRVHLGENVLVHDDKKTFESKAKGIMVMERNVLSVTDCLIVPGNVDLNTGNLKVEHGSVRVLGSVQAGFEVSAPKHVVVVGSVESATVTAGGNVEVMGGILMPDGGQITAGGDIIANYATNAKISAGGNIHIANDVTNSNIRTKGYLIAISGKGHILGGEIISAKGIAANEIGSELGVLTTVTVNIEHEEDTELRAQRSKVKQAIQRIDESLGTDPPEFILQRTAPENRPAVAEVLKHRITLVKRRKAISEQINQLALQRQEELAGIKIKVKKALYPGVTIKFGRRVFKIDHYTPASVIYWSDRLREIVFE
- a CDS encoding valine--tRNA ligase, translated to MARKELAKAYEPWDVEEKWENHWEENKTFTPDPDGPGEAYSIVIPPPNVTGVLHMGHALNLTLQDILCRFNRQQGKNVLWVPGTDHAGIATQNVVERQLKEEGLTRDDLGRDKFIERVWEWKKEKGDHILSQVRRMGASVDWTRECFTFDEQRAKAVREVFVKLFEEGLIYKGDYIINWCNRCHTALADDEVEHEAKPGHLHHVRYPLGDGSGHLIVATTRPETMLADSAIAVNPEDERFNHLIGKTAILPLVGKELPIIGDAYVDIEFGTGCLKVTPAHDMNDWELGRKHDLEVISILDESGVINENAPEKYRGMDVKTARKAVLADLEAEGLLEEIVEHDHSVGVCYRCKSVIEPHVSTQWFVSMKPLAEKARAAVPTQTQIFPEHWTKTYYNWLDEIRDWCISRQIWWGHRIPAWTCEDCGELIVPMDDPTSCTKCGSSNLVQDEDVLDTWFSSALWPFSTLGWPDDTKELAKYYPTSCLVTGFDILFFWVARMMMMGLQFQEQVPFHHVYIHALVRDEKGKKMSKSTGNVIDPLDMISKYGADALRFTLTSFAAMGRDIKLSEQRIEGYKHFMNKIWNATRFAMMNLPEEIPAVPLSEADGLANKWILHRLEEVKQSIADATREYKFNEIAQILYKFIWSEFCDWYLEMIKPALYGEDEAVKAGTQKVLWTVLSEIMVLLHPVTPFITQEIWSSLPRPAGDERSEDLATLPFPDMRAECLDPEAVKEMELFMGVVSGTRNIRTELLIEPAKKLDLLIRTVNDEDKRVLEANTLLIQSLARIETITLGPDVTAPKASGAAVVQGNELSVPLEGVVDFESELARLDKNLAKLEKTMGGVSKKLGNPGFVNNAPAEVVEKEKGKLVEMEEEKNKLSQLKARLESVMG
- the cobA gene encoding uroporphyrinogen-III C-methyltransferase, whose amino-acid sequence is MANVFLVGAGPGDPGMVTLRAKEIIETCDIMIYDYLANVDFLKWCKAECEILYVGKKGGDHTLPQEKINELIIEKARSGKIICRLKGGDPYVFGRGGEEGEELVEAGIDFEVVPGITAGVAAPAYAGIPVTHRDHTTSVCFITGHEDPTKSESGNNWAVYGQSNSTLVFYMGVGNLPMIAKNLMENGRDAETPVALVRWGTRCNQTSFVSTLENVAEEAEKRQWKAPSIIIVGGVCSLHDKLAWFEKKALLGKGVIVTRAREQASGLVNILQGHGACVHEFPTISVEHLDDYNEVETAILQLARYQWVVFTSVNGVKFFWEQLAAIGLDSRIFGGMQIAAIGPATAEELKARGIIPDFVPEKYVAEHVVEGLLERGIQGQDVLIPRARVAREVLPEELKKVGCNVTVLPVYETKLVQASSKEIEDAMDKGAINYVTFTSSSTVENFFELVNPDVFRQYPEIKIASIGPVTTKTLERFGFTPSIEPEDYTIPGLVDALLMDA